The Pedobacter ginsengisoli region GGTGGTATGGAATAGCAATGCAAGGCAGTCTTATACAATTCCTGCCGAATTACTTAAAAAGGGAGAGAATGTCATTACCATGAGAATCGCTATGTTATGGGGTGGAGGAGGTCTGAATGCTCCGGCAGACGAAATTTATATCACAGATGGTTCTGATAAGGTCTCTTTGGCGGGAAAATGGTCGTATGAGACAACAGCTGAACCGGCACTTCCTAAAATGAACAATTACCAGTATTATCCATCATTGCTCTTTAATGCGATGATTAACCCGGTTATTGCTTATGGTATCAAAGGGTTTCTCTGGTATCAAGGAGAAGCAAATGACTCAGCAGCTTATCACTACCGGAAGTTGTTTCCCATGATGATCAGTGACTGGAGAGAACGTTGGGGACAGGGTAATCTGCCCTTTCTGTATGCCCAGCTGGCAAATTTCAAGGACCGAAAGCCGCATCCTGCTGAAAGTGAATGGGCAGAATTAAGAGAAGCCCAGGCATTGACCTTATCACAGCCCAATACGGCGATGGCTTGTATCATCGACATTGGGGCTGCCAATGACATACATCCTACCAACAAACAGGAAGTGGGCAGGCGTTTGGCACTGGCTGCAAATAAACTGGTCTATAGGCAAAATATCATTGCATCCGGCCCAAGGTATAGACGCTATAGAAAAGAAGGAAACCGCATATACATCAGTTTTACCAATACTGCCAGCGCGCTTTTAACCAAAGGTGCGGAAGGATTGGCGGGTTTTGCCATTGCAGGTAAAAATAAACAATTCTATTGGGCTAAGGCTGCTATTAAGGGAAAGGAAGTAGTGGTTTACAGCGATAAAGTTACTGATCCTGAATCAGTACGTTATGGCTGGGCAGATAATCCTGAATGCAACCTGATCAATTCAGAAGGATTGCCTGCTGTTCCTTTCAGAACAGATAACTGGAGAGGGATTACTGCTCCTGCTGAACCTGGTGATACTTTAAGAGATTAAGCAATTCATATGAATAAATTAATAACAATTATTTTGCTTATCCAGCTCAGTGTTTTGGCAAAAGCACAGTATCAAACGCAGTCTAATGAAAAAGGGTCCGGTTTTTATTTAAATCCCATATTTGCAGGAGATTATGCCGATCCTAGTATATTACGTGATGGGGATAACTATTACATGGTACATTCCTCCTTTGAATATTATCCCGGCCTGTTGGTATGGCATTCAAAAGACCTGATCAACTGGCGGCCGGTAGCCCATGCTTTGCATAAATATGTAGGTTCTGTGTATGCACCAGATCTGGTGAAATATAAAGATAAGTTCTACATCTATTTTCCTGCAAATGGTACCAATTACGTGGTAACATCGGATTCGATTGATGGCAAATGGAGTGAACCAATCGATCTGAAAATCGGTAACATTGACCCGGGGCACATCACAGACGAACATGGGAAAAGGTATTTGTTTTTTAGCAACGGTGGGTTTGTGCCTTTGTCTGATGATGGTCTTTCTGTTACAGGAAATTTAAAAGACTCATACAAAGGCTGGCCGATACCTAAAGACTGGACCATCGAATGTTTTTGCCTGGAAGGTCCCAAGCCCATCAAAAGAGGTGAGTACTATTACCTTACTGTAGCCCAGGGGGGAACAGCAGGTCCTGCAACCGGGCATATGGTCATTTCCGCACGATCAAAATCATTATTCGGACCATGGGAAAATTCCCCTTATAATCCGATTATCAGAACCACAAAACCATTGGAAAAATGGAAATCGAAAGGTCACGGCACCCCATTTGAGGATGCAAAAGGAAACTGGTGGATGGTATTCCATGCATACGAAGATGGTTTTTACAATAAGGGGCGGCAAACTTTATTGCTTCCGTTGGAATGGACAAAAGATGGCTGGTATAAAGTGCCACATGGAGTGGACGATAGCAAACCGATCAAAAAACCAAATTTAGTTGCCGATAAGACCAACTTTACATTGAATGATGATTTTAAGGGGAATAAGCTAAAATCGCAGTGGGAGTTTTTTGGAGAACTGGATGCCGGCAGGTTCCAGTTATCTGACAGTGGTTTATCCATTAAAGGCAAAGGGAGTCAGGTAGCCAACAGTGCGCCCTTATTGTGTATTCCCTCGGGTCATTCCTATACCGCGGATGTAGAATTGTCCATTGAAGGAAAGGCAACAGGAGGGCTGGTTCTTTTTTACAACAATAGTGCATTTTCAGGGATCCTGGCCAACAATAAAAATATATTGGCGAACATACGTGGCTGGCAGTTTGAAACCGAAAAAAACGTGATAAACAACCGGGTATTCCTTCGCCTTAAAAATATGGATAATATTGTGCATATGTATTATAGTACAGACGGCATGAAGTGGAACAAAATTGAAAGTTCGCTTGATGTTTCTGCCATACATCATAATGTACTGAGTGGCTTTTTGAGCCTAAGGATAGGCCTGTGCTCGATAGGAGAAGGAAAAGTAACCTTTAAGAATTTTAAATTTACCCCTATAAATTAATAAAAACGATGAACATACTTAGAAATACTGCAGTAATAGCTGTAGTGATGACATTCAAAGTCTTTACCTGTCAGAGCCAGTTGCCTGCCCAGATTAATGTGGAAGGAGGCAGGATAAAAGGAAACGTAGAAAATCACTTGACAATATTCCGTGGAATCCCCTTTGCGGCTCCTCCGGTCGGGCCACTCAGATGGAAAGCGCCGCAGCCGGTTGTAAATTGGGATGGAGTAAGGTCAACTGACCATTTTGCACCTGCGCCAATGCAGGGAGGCAGTCCGGCAGGTGGCAAAAGTGAAGACTGTCTTTACCTGAATGTATGGAGTCCGGCAAAGTCAGACAAAGAGCGTTTGCCGGTGATGGTATGGATTTATGGAGGAGGCTTCAGCTCCGGATCAACTGCCGAAGGCTGGTATGACGGACAGCAACTAGCGCAAAAGGGAGTCATCTTTGTGAGCATTGCCTACCGGGTAGGTCCACTTGGATTTTTGGCACATCCGGCTTTAAGCGCACAGGAACCTCATCACACTTCGGGTAATTATGGCTTACTGGATCAGATTGCGGGACTGAAATGGGTGCAGAAAAATATTGCTGCTTTTGGTGGCGATCCCAAAAAGGTGACCATTTTTGGAGAATCGGCCGGTGGAATTTCTGTGAGCATGCTGTCTGCCTCTCCACTAGCCAAAGGTCTTTTTAGAGCGGCAATTTCGCAGAGTGGAGGATCTTTTGGGCCTGCTAGTGTTAAAACCTATCCCGGTGAGAACATGAAAGCGCTGAACGATGCAGAAAGTGATGGGCTGAGCTATGCAGCAAAAGCTGGAGCGACCTCCATAGAAGAGCTTAGAAAACTGGAAGCAGCTCAGCTCCCTATGGGCTGGGGTGCTGGCAGCTCCTGGCCTGTAATAGATGGATATGTGATTCCGGATGTTCAATATAAATTATACCAGGCCGGCCGGTACAATGATGTACCGGTACTTATTGGCTACAATTCCGATGAGGGACTAAGTTTCTCTCCGGGAAAGAGCCCTAAAGAATATACCGATGGGGTAAAAGCACGTTATGGGAAATTTGCCGATGAGCTGATTAAGGCCTACCCGGTAGAGGAGAATTCTGTTCCCCGCTCGGCAAGGAATTTATCAAGGGATGCTGCATTTGGGTGGCACAACTGGACCTGGGCCAGGCTCCAGTCAAAAACAGGAAAATCAAAGGTGTATTACTATTTTTTTGACCAGCATCCGAATTATCCCGAGGGTACGCCTGAATACGGACAAGGCTCTCCCCATGCACAGGACGTTTCCTATGTTTTCCAGCATATGGATCCTTTGAATCCGAAAACTTCCAAGTCAGATTTGGAAATTTCGGAAGCAATGGGCAATTACTGGATCAACTTTGTGAAGTACGGAAACCCTAACGGTAAAGGACTGCCGGAATGGCCTGAGTTTCATGCGGGACAGCCGTCAGTGATGCATTTCGGTGAGACGGCCCATGTAGGACCCGTTCCAGACGAAAAGTCACTGCAGGTACTGGACCAGTATTTCAGGTGGAGAATAGATTCGAATGGAAAAAACCGGAAATAAGATTTTAACCAATCTGCATTATACGCTCGCAAACGTCAGCTATGTCATTGTGCAGGCTGGCGTTTGAATTTTAACCCAAGCGATAAAAAAAACTATTGGCCCATCTACCGGTGATTGCTGGGAAAGCAGTAAAAAAATCCGGATTTAAACGTAGCTTAGCTATCCCAATATGAAGTAACCAATGATGACCTGTTTTGGGTTTGACTTTAATTGCTCCCGGGTTGATGGGAATAACTAAAGTATTTAATAGAGGAATATATGTTTCGGTTTTTTGTTCTGCTCAGCGCACTGCTGCTGTGTAATTCTCTTCTTGCACAGGAAAACGTATATCGGTTTTCCCATTTAGATATTTCTAATGGCTTATCCGACAACCGGGTAAACGCAATATATAAAGATCAAAAAGGCTTTATGTGGTTTGGCACCACAGCTGGTCTGAGCCGATACGACGGATATGAATTTAAGGTATTCCAGCACAATTCAAAGGACAGCACCAGTTTACCCGATGGTTATATCGTCAAAATATTTGGCGGACCGGGTGAAGAATTATGGATTAAATCCAATCGTGGGTTCATCATATACCATCCTCTGACAGAGCAGTTTGAACGGTTTCAGGATAAGCACTTTCAGGAATATAAGATTCCCGGGGGATACCTGCGTGAGATAAAATCCAATGGTAGGGGGAAATTCTATTTTTATATCGAGAATCAGGGCATTTTTTGTTACGATACCAAAAGTAAGACCACCACAGCATATACCTCTAAAAATGGACTGATCGGTTCCCTGTCCTTAGGTCTGATAAGTGATTTTGCTGAGGATTTAAAAGGTAATTTATGGGTGGTCTATGCCAATGGCTTACTGGAGAAATTTAGTTTAAAGACGCAAAAGGTCACCGGCAGATACTTTGATGTCAACAAACGTTGGGGAACACAGGAAAATACTTTCAACCTTAGCCTTGATGCTCAAGGCAATATTTTTATATACAGTCCCGGTAATCTTTTTGGGCTATATTACCTCAATGTGGCAAGTGACAAATGTCTGTATTTTGGAAAAAAGCAAGATCATTCGGGTTTGAGCTCCAATAACGTCATCGATGTACTGGAGGGAGAAAATGGAGACATCTGGATCGGGACTGATCACGGGGGAATTAATATTTTAGATAAACGGACGAATAAATTAACTTACATTTTAAGCAAAGAAGAAGATCCGAGGGGTCTAAGTGACAACAGTGTAGCTTCTTTGTATAGGGATAACACTGGCATCATCTGGATCGGAACCGCTAAGAAAGGCCTCTATTATTACCATAAAAACATCTATAAATTTCCCAGAAATGAATATTTGACAGCAAACAGGTCCTTGCAAAAGGATGTGAATGCCTTCGCAGAAGACAAAAATGGTAATTTGTGGATTGGAACAAATGGTTCAGGCCTTATGTATCTTAACAGGCGCACCGGGGAGGTTAAGAACTATCGTAATGACCCCGCCAACCCCAATTCTTTAAGCAGTGACATTGTGGTAAGCCTGTGTATCGATCATTCAGGCACGTTATGGATCGGAACCTATCTAGGGGGGCTTAATTCCTTTGATGGCCATAAATTTACCAGCTTCAGGCATAGTTCAGACCCTTACAGCCTTTCGGATAACCGGATTTATGCGCTGCTGGAAGATTCCTCCGGCAGGCTCTGGGTGGGTACTTTAAATGGTGGATTAGACTTGTTTGACCGCAACACCAAAAGATTTAAACATTTTAACCCCTCGGTGAAAAATACCTTAAATGCTTATGGCATTTCCTCCATCTATGAAGACAAAAATAAAAATATCTGGGTTGGTACCACGGCTGGGGTCAACATATTGAATTATAAAACTGGCAGGTTTACACAATTGGTAAGTGACCGTAAAGACAAAAATAGTCTGGTTCAAAATGATGTGAGTTCAATTATTGAAGACAGTAGAGGATGGATATGGATAGGTACAGGAGAAGGTATAAGCATATACAACCCTGCAACTGGTAAGTTTAACAATTTAACTGAGACTACGGGCTTGCCAGAAAATTCCGTCTTTTCCCTTCTTGAAGATGAGCAGCATCAGATCTGGTATGGTTCCAGAAAAGGCCTGTACAAAATTTCCCAGGCTACTGAAACAAAACCTTACACATTTCAATACAATAAATACAATAAGTCCGACGGTTTGCAAGTTGCCCAGTTTAACCTCAATAGTGCTTATAAAACCCAAGCAGGCGAGTTGATTTTCGGAGGGCCAAATGGTTTCAATATTTTCAATGCCAGGCAAATTCAAAGTACCCAGGTTCCATCTGTTTTGGCATTGACCGGATTGGAGGTGTTTTACCATCCAGTGAATGTGGGTGAAAAAATAAACGGAAGAATAATTCTGCCTGAAACCATTACATCGCTCAGGAATTTGACTCTGAGCTATAAAGAAAACATCTTTTCACTTCAGTTCGCCCTACTCAACTATTTTGCACCCAATAAGATTACCTACAAATACAATTTGGACGGTTTTGACGCGCGTTGGCTTACCGTTCCTTCAGAAATACGTAATGCTACTTTTACAAACCTTGATCCAGGAGAATATACTTTTCATGTAAAGGCCTTTAATGAAAATGATACCGTAGCTCTGGCTGAGTCTAAATTGAAAATAACGATTTTACCTCCCTTCTGGCGTACCGGCTGGGCATATGTGCTCTATGCTTTGACTATAGGGCTGCTGCTACTGGTTATCCGACGCAGAGGGATCAATAAGTTAAGACGTGAATTTGCTTTGGTACAGGAAAGGATCCAGGCCAGCCAACTGCGTGAGCAGGACCGCAGGGAAGCCGAAAGGTTGCGTGAGCTTGATCTGTTGAAAATTAAGTTTTTAACAAATCTGAGCCACGAATTCAGAACACCGATCTCTTTAATCCTGGCCCCAGTAGACAAACTGCTAGCCCAGGCAAATGAAAAAGGCAGGCTTGGGCAGCTGACCATGATCAAAAGAAATGCAAGACGTTTACTGAACCTGGTAAATCAGCTACTGGATTTCCGTAAAATGGAGGAGCAGGAATTGCAGCTAAACAGAAGCGACGGCGAGATTGTATCCTTTATTAAAGAGGCAACCGATTCATTTTATGACCTGGCCGAGCGCAAACAAATCAAATTGACTTTTAAAAGTGCTGTGGAAAACCTGCAGGTATCATTTGATCCGGACAAGGTGGAACGGATACTATTCAATCTGATTTCAAATGCATTCAAATTTACCCCTTCGGGAGGGCAGGTGAGCGTGGAATTGCGAACATTGCCCAACAGAAGTGACCATAGCTGGGTACTGCTGGAATTGAAAGTGACAGACTCCGGGATTGGTATTCCAAAAGACAAACAGGAAATTATTTTTGAGCGGTTTTTCCAGCATGAGACTTCTGCTTCCATTCTCAATCAAGGCTCAGGAATTGGCCTTTCCATTACAAAAGAGTTTGTGAAAATGCATGGAGGAGACATCACAGTAGAAAGTGAACCTGGTGAGGGCAGTTGTTTCACAGCTCACCTGAAGGTAGCCTATGCGGCAGAGGAGGAACAAGAGCAGCAGGCTGCTCAAAGTTTATACCTTGGTAGGGATGGATCCGCTGAAAATGCGGAGAAAAAAGGAGCAGCCGTCAAACGGATGCGTATCAAAAACGCACCGGTGGTCCTGCTGGTGGAAGACAATGAGGATTTTAGGTTTTATCTTAAAGATAACCTTAAGGAATTTTATAAGATAGAAGAAGCCTCCAATGGCAAAGAAGGCTGGCAAAAAGCCCTCGCACTGCATCCAGATCTAATCGTTTCTGACATCAGTATGCCTGAAATGGACGGAAACCAACTATGCGGGAAAATTAAAGCAGACCAAAGGACCAGGCATATCCCGATTATTTTATTAACGGCATTGACCGCCGAGGAGGAGCAGATTAAAGGGTTAGACACAGGTGCAAACGACTATATGACAAAGCCTTTTAACTTTGAGATTTTACATTCTAAAATCAAAAACCTGCTCGCCCTGCAACAGAGCTTTAAAAAAACCTATACCAGGCAGATTAATATGGCCTTGCCGGAGATGGAAATAGAATCCGATGATGCGAAATTCCTTAATGTAGCCATGCTTTATATTGAAGAAAATCTTCACAACCCGCAGTTATCTGTAGAAGACCTAAGCAGGCATACCGCCATGAGCAGGGTATCTTTGTATAAAAAATGCCTAAAGGTGACCGGCAAAAGCCCTGTGGATTTTATCCGGTCAGTCAAGCTGGAGAAAGCGGCGGTTTTATTGGAAAAAAGTGATAAGACAATTGCCGAAATCTGCTATATGGTAGGCTTTAGTACCCCTAATTATTTTGCCAAATCTTTCAAAGCGAAATACCACGTACTCCCTTCAGAATATATAGCGGAAAAGCGAAAATCCGATTCTTAACCGATAGATTATCTTTGTTTTAGCAGATTAAAGCCTATGTGTTGAGTTGCATGTCTGTGGGAAACGAGCTCAAAAGGTTAACATTTCTTCCTGTTTCTTTAACATTAATGCTCTGGGACTAATATGGCCGAAGTTAGCTTTGCATGGCTAAAACCAGGCAACCACATCCCGGCTTGTCTAATGAAGGGAATAGCCCCTATTAGAAAAAACCAAAATTAAACCCAAAGCGTAAAAATTGAATGAAATCAATATTTTTAGCTATTGCAGCAATAGGTGCCTCGATAATGGTTCATGCGCAACAGCAAGCAATTTACCTTGATGTAAATAAACCCATAGAAGAGCGGATTGAAAGTGCGCTTTCGGCGATGACCACTGAGGAAAAAGTATCCCTTTGTTATGCCCAATCTAAGTTCAGTTCAAAAGGTGTCCCTCGGCTGGGAATTCCGGAGATCTGGACCGATGACGGACCTCACGGAATCAGGGAGGAAGTGTTGTGGGATGAATGGGGAGGAGCCGGCTGGACAAACGATTCCTGTACCGCATTTCCGGCACTTACCTGCCTATCGGCCACGTTCAATCCAGAATTGTCCCTGCTGTATGGCAGATCAATTGGAGAAGAGGCACGTTACCGCAACAAAACAGTGCTTTTAGGACCTGGTGTAAACATTTACCGCACGCCATTAAATGGTCGTAATTTTGAATACTTGGGTGAAGACCCTTACCTGAGCTCTCGTATGGTGGTGCCTTATATTCAAGGAGTCCAGTCTGTGGGCGTGGCAGCCTGTGTAAAGCATTTTGCCTTGAACAATCAGGAACAATGGCGCGGACACATCAATGTTGACCTCAGTGATCGCGCACTCCATGAGATTTATCTGCCGGCTTTCAAGGCAGCAGTACAGCAGGCAAAAGTATGGTCAGTCATGGGCGCATACAATCAGTTCAGAGGAGAGTATTGTTGTCATAACGACCTGCTGTTGAACAAAATCCTGAAAGATGACTGGAAATTTGACGGCATGGTGGTAAGTGATTGGGGGGGCGTCCATAACACTGATCAGGCTGTGAGAAACGGGTTGGACCTCGAAATGGGGACCTATACCGATGGTTTAACAACCAAGGGCAAGTTCCCTTATTCGGATTATTACCTGGCCAATCCTTTCCTTAAAGGAATTAAAGAAAGAAAATATGACATCGCTTTACTTAATGACAAGGCCCGTCGCATCCTCCGTTTAATTTTCCGGACCACCATGAGTGCCAACAGGCCCTTTGGCCGTTTTGTTTCATCACAGCACAGTGAGGCAGCCCGTAAGATTGCCCAGGAGGGAATCGTGCTGTTGAAGAATGAACAGCATTTTTTTCCTGTTATTGCAGGTAAGCACAAAAGAATTGCCGTGATCGGTGAAAATGCCAGTCGCAGTCTTGTTGTCGGCGGCGGCTCGTCATCACTGAAGGTCGCCTACGAGCAGTCACCATTAGATGGATTGATTGCCAAATACGGAAAAGACCACATTGTTTACAGTCTTGGCTACGCATCCGGACCAGCACTATACGGACGTGAAGAACCGTCAAAACTGAATACAGATTCGCTGCTTACCGCGGCTGTCGAACTTGCTAAGCAGGCCGATATTGTCTTGTTTATCGGAGGGCTGAATAAAAATCACTTTCAGGATTGTGAAGGTGGAGATCGTCAGTCGTTAAGCCTTCCTTTTGGTCAAGACAAACTAATTGATGCCTTATTGAAAGCAAACAAAAATACAGCTGTAGTGCTCCTTAGCGGTAATGCTGTATCTATGCCATGGATAAACAAAGTACCCGCTATTGTGCAGGGATGGTATCTGGGTTCTGAGGCCGGAAATGTGCTGGCTGATGTGATCTCCGGTGAGGTGAACCCTTCTGGGAAGCTCCCTTTCTCTTTTCCCAAAAAACTGGAAGACAATGCCGCACATTTTTATGGTAAAATCTCCTATCCGGGAGATAGCGTCAACCAATATTATAAAGAAGACATTATGGTTGGGTATCGCTGGTTTGATACCAAAAAAATATCACCTCAATTTCCCTTTGGATTCGGACTTTCTTATACCAGCTTTGATTTAGGAGCACTCTCTTCCGATAAATTAACTTACGGCAAAGATGAGGTGATCAGGATAAAATTCATGGTTAAGAACACCGGTTCGCGCTACGGCGCTGAAGTCGCGCAATTGTATGTGCATGATCCGGTATGCACGGTACCCCGCCCGGTTAAGGAACTGAAAGCCTTTGAAAAGGTGTTCTTGCAACCAGGAGAAACGAAAACCGTTGAACTGGCCCTAAAGGCGGCAGATCTTGCTTTCTACGATGTGGATAAACAGGATTGGAATGTTGAGGCTGGAGACTTTATCCTGCAGCTGGGAAATTCTTCAGGTAATATTTCCCAAAAGCTGATGATATCAGTTAAATAATACACATTTGAATAACCAAATATTACAAATAAACATGAATCTATATTCTTATTTTTTTGTTGCAGGTGTATCGGCTTTTTGTTTACTGACGGGCCGGTCAGCTGTTGCACAGGACATTAAAGTCGAACCAATTATTATTAAGGCAGAACGGAATAGGATCCTTCGGAGCTTTATCGACCTTAATG contains the following coding sequences:
- a CDS encoding family 43 glycosylhydrolase codes for the protein MNKLITIILLIQLSVLAKAQYQTQSNEKGSGFYLNPIFAGDYADPSILRDGDNYYMVHSSFEYYPGLLVWHSKDLINWRPVAHALHKYVGSVYAPDLVKYKDKFYIYFPANGTNYVVTSDSIDGKWSEPIDLKIGNIDPGHITDEHGKRYLFFSNGGFVPLSDDGLSVTGNLKDSYKGWPIPKDWTIECFCLEGPKPIKRGEYYYLTVAQGGTAGPATGHMVISARSKSLFGPWENSPYNPIIRTTKPLEKWKSKGHGTPFEDAKGNWWMVFHAYEDGFYNKGRQTLLLPLEWTKDGWYKVPHGVDDSKPIKKPNLVADKTNFTLNDDFKGNKLKSQWEFFGELDAGRFQLSDSGLSIKGKGSQVANSAPLLCIPSGHSYTADVELSIEGKATGGLVLFYNNSAFSGILANNKNILANIRGWQFETEKNVINNRVFLRLKNMDNIVHMYYSTDGMKWNKIESSLDVSAIHHNVLSGFLSLRIGLCSIGEGKVTFKNFKFTPIN
- a CDS encoding carboxylesterase/lipase family protein, with translation MNILRNTAVIAVVMTFKVFTCQSQLPAQINVEGGRIKGNVENHLTIFRGIPFAAPPVGPLRWKAPQPVVNWDGVRSTDHFAPAPMQGGSPAGGKSEDCLYLNVWSPAKSDKERLPVMVWIYGGGFSSGSTAEGWYDGQQLAQKGVIFVSIAYRVGPLGFLAHPALSAQEPHHTSGNYGLLDQIAGLKWVQKNIAAFGGDPKKVTIFGESAGGISVSMLSASPLAKGLFRAAISQSGGSFGPASVKTYPGENMKALNDAESDGLSYAAKAGATSIEELRKLEAAQLPMGWGAGSSWPVIDGYVIPDVQYKLYQAGRYNDVPVLIGYNSDEGLSFSPGKSPKEYTDGVKARYGKFADELIKAYPVEENSVPRSARNLSRDAAFGWHNWTWARLQSKTGKSKVYYYFFDQHPNYPEGTPEYGQGSPHAQDVSYVFQHMDPLNPKTSKSDLEISEAMGNYWINFVKYGNPNGKGLPEWPEFHAGQPSVMHFGETAHVGPVPDEKSLQVLDQYFRWRIDSNGKNRK
- a CDS encoding hybrid sensor histidine kinase/response regulator transcription factor is translated as MFRFFVLLSALLLCNSLLAQENVYRFSHLDISNGLSDNRVNAIYKDQKGFMWFGTTAGLSRYDGYEFKVFQHNSKDSTSLPDGYIVKIFGGPGEELWIKSNRGFIIYHPLTEQFERFQDKHFQEYKIPGGYLREIKSNGRGKFYFYIENQGIFCYDTKSKTTTAYTSKNGLIGSLSLGLISDFAEDLKGNLWVVYANGLLEKFSLKTQKVTGRYFDVNKRWGTQENTFNLSLDAQGNIFIYSPGNLFGLYYLNVASDKCLYFGKKQDHSGLSSNNVIDVLEGENGDIWIGTDHGGINILDKRTNKLTYILSKEEDPRGLSDNSVASLYRDNTGIIWIGTAKKGLYYYHKNIYKFPRNEYLTANRSLQKDVNAFAEDKNGNLWIGTNGSGLMYLNRRTGEVKNYRNDPANPNSLSSDIVVSLCIDHSGTLWIGTYLGGLNSFDGHKFTSFRHSSDPYSLSDNRIYALLEDSSGRLWVGTLNGGLDLFDRNTKRFKHFNPSVKNTLNAYGISSIYEDKNKNIWVGTTAGVNILNYKTGRFTQLVSDRKDKNSLVQNDVSSIIEDSRGWIWIGTGEGISIYNPATGKFNNLTETTGLPENSVFSLLEDEQHQIWYGSRKGLYKISQATETKPYTFQYNKYNKSDGLQVAQFNLNSAYKTQAGELIFGGPNGFNIFNARQIQSTQVPSVLALTGLEVFYHPVNVGEKINGRIILPETITSLRNLTLSYKENIFSLQFALLNYFAPNKITYKYNLDGFDARWLTVPSEIRNATFTNLDPGEYTFHVKAFNENDTVALAESKLKITILPPFWRTGWAYVLYALTIGLLLLVIRRRGINKLRREFALVQERIQASQLREQDRREAERLRELDLLKIKFLTNLSHEFRTPISLILAPVDKLLAQANEKGRLGQLTMIKRNARRLLNLVNQLLDFRKMEEQELQLNRSDGEIVSFIKEATDSFYDLAERKQIKLTFKSAVENLQVSFDPDKVERILFNLISNAFKFTPSGGQVSVELRTLPNRSDHSWVLLELKVTDSGIGIPKDKQEIIFERFFQHETSASILNQGSGIGLSITKEFVKMHGGDITVESEPGEGSCFTAHLKVAYAAEEEQEQQAAQSLYLGRDGSAENAEKKGAAVKRMRIKNAPVVLLVEDNEDFRFYLKDNLKEFYKIEEASNGKEGWQKALALHPDLIVSDISMPEMDGNQLCGKIKADQRTRHIPIILLTALTAEEEQIKGLDTGANDYMTKPFNFEILHSKIKNLLALQQSFKKTYTRQINMALPEMEIESDDAKFLNVAMLYIEENLHNPQLSVEDLSRHTAMSRVSLYKKCLKVTGKSPVDFIRSVKLEKAAVLLEKSDKTIAEICYMVGFSTPNYFAKSFKAKYHVLPSEYIAEKRKSDS
- a CDS encoding beta-glucosidase family protein, with translation MKSIFLAIAAIGASIMVHAQQQAIYLDVNKPIEERIESALSAMTTEEKVSLCYAQSKFSSKGVPRLGIPEIWTDDGPHGIREEVLWDEWGGAGWTNDSCTAFPALTCLSATFNPELSLLYGRSIGEEARYRNKTVLLGPGVNIYRTPLNGRNFEYLGEDPYLSSRMVVPYIQGVQSVGVAACVKHFALNNQEQWRGHINVDLSDRALHEIYLPAFKAAVQQAKVWSVMGAYNQFRGEYCCHNDLLLNKILKDDWKFDGMVVSDWGGVHNTDQAVRNGLDLEMGTYTDGLTTKGKFPYSDYYLANPFLKGIKERKYDIALLNDKARRILRLIFRTTMSANRPFGRFVSSQHSEAARKIAQEGIVLLKNEQHFFPVIAGKHKRIAVIGENASRSLVVGGGSSSLKVAYEQSPLDGLIAKYGKDHIVYSLGYASGPALYGREEPSKLNTDSLLTAAVELAKQADIVLFIGGLNKNHFQDCEGGDRQSLSLPFGQDKLIDALLKANKNTAVVLLSGNAVSMPWINKVPAIVQGWYLGSEAGNVLADVISGEVNPSGKLPFSFPKKLEDNAAHFYGKISYPGDSVNQYYKEDIMVGYRWFDTKKISPQFPFGFGLSYTSFDLGALSSDKLTYGKDEVIRIKFMVKNTGSRYGAEVAQLYVHDPVCTVPRPVKELKAFEKVFLQPGETKTVELALKAADLAFYDVDKQDWNVEAGDFILQLGNSSGNISQKLMISVK